The DNA window TGGTAAACGTGGCTAGGAGAATGGACTGGGGAGATACGCCATTTTCCAAAAGCCAGGCTACCCGGTAAGTAATGGTACGAGTCTTACCACTTCCTGCACCAGCAATAACTAAGCTTGGTCCTCCCGGCGAAAAGACCACTTTTTGTTGTTCTTCGTTCAATTCTCTCTCATAATCAATGTGAAAAGTGCGCAATTTCTTAACCTCCTACTCGGCTTCTTCCAATAAAGATTTCAGTTCTTCTCTGGTAAAGAGATAAACCTGGTTACAAAAAGCACACCGCACTTCGCCCAAACCCTCTCTCTGGAGCAATCCCTGGATTTCCTCTTTTCCCAAAAGAAGAAGCACGTGTTTTGCCCGCTCCATGGAGCAAGAACAGCGGTAAAGAAGAGGACTCTTCCCTACGAGCCGGTAGGAGAGACCCCACAAAAGTTCAGCCAAAAGATCCTCCGGGCTTTTCCCTCCAAAGAACTCTAAACTCACCGGTTGCAACTGGAGAACATTTTGCTCGAGCTTCTTCACGACTCCCTCATCGGTTCCCGAAGGAGTGTGAACCATAAAACCACCAGCTGAAAGGACTTCTCCCTGAGTTCCCACATAAACACCAGCACTACAGGCCGTGGGCAGTTGTTCTGAAAGCGTGAAATAATAGGCCAGGTCATAGGCAATTCCTCCCCGAGGCATTTCCACGCTTCCCACCCAGGGTTTTCCAAAACCGAGATCCCGAACCACGATGAGCTGCGACCCTTCCCCTACCGCCGTCTCGACGTTCAATTTTCCATCTTCTCGGGATGGTACAATCAAAAGAGGCTGGGAGACGTACCCTCGTACTTCACCTTTCCAGTTACCCTGAACGAAAATTCCCCGGAGGGGCCCTCGGCAGCAAATCTGTAATGAAACTCGCTGACCCTCCGATAAAACCACACCCATAATTCCCACCAGGGTAAGAGCCCTCCCCAGCGCAGCGGTGGCCACAGGACTTGTCCCATGAAGCCTTCGAGCCGCCTCCACAAGATGTTTCGACGACGCCACATAGACCGTCACCGGTGTACCTTCAACTACAGCCCGCAGGACATAATCCCTGTATTTTTCCATCTATTCACACTCCCGAAGTGCATAGAGTACAACCACTAATACCAGAAACAAAAAAACCATAAAAGGTGGTTCCACCCAAAACAATGTCCTCAAACCACTTTGAATCATAAGCTTTAAGTACCCTGTCATCAAAAGAGCGCTCCCCAAAAGAGCACTGAAAAGGTGTAAAAAATACCGGTAAAGAGTAAGAATTCCGCAAACCAACGCTACCAGAAACCATATCCTGATAGGAACGCGGACCAGAAATCTGATCAGTTCTACCTCTTTAGAAATGAATAAGAGTAAGGAGAAAAAGTTTACCATAATCCAGCACCCCAGGAAAAATTGCCCCAGTTTTTCGGCCTGGCGCCAGAACGTTACTAGCAGCGCTACCCCCAGCGCTGCAATAGCCAGCCATTCCGCCTTACCACGGATTCTTTCTCCCACTCCAAAGAAAAGTACAAGAAAGGAGGCCGAGAAGAAAAAAAACTTACGCCAGCACCAGCTCAAAACACCAATACTGACACCCAAAGCTACATACCCAGCCAGAGCTAAAAAGAAGGAACGCTGTTCCAAAATCGTTAACCACCGGTCAAGAAACACGTTATAAACCTCCTTCAAGAATCCGCTCTGCAGTGAGCCTTGCCACTTGGGCCAATTTCCATTCCACTTCTTCCATCGCTTCCAAAGAAACCTGTTCGTTTTGTACTCGGTTTACCAGAACTCCACAGATTGCTCCAGCCCGAAGGCCAAAGACCCGGGTCATGGTAAAAAGCGTCGCCACTTCCATCTCATAATTCAGAATCCCTAACTTTTGCCATTCCTTGAAACTCCCTTGTAAATCCCTCAACACATAACCGGTAAAGGTGTCGTACCGTTCCTGACCAGGATAAAAAGTAGCCGAAGAACAAGTGACACCTATATGATACCGGTATCCCAAATCTTCACAAGCATTTTTCAAATACCGGACCAGCTCGAAATCAGCACAAGCCGGATAGGCAATTGGTGCATAGTGTTCTGAAACCCCATCCATGCGCACCGCCCCTTCACTGACGATGAGATCCCCTACAGAAATATGTTCTTGAATGGCACCACAGGTTCCAACCCGCAAAAATACTTTTACCCCCAGTCGTGCAAGCTCCTCCACCATAATACTCAGCGAAGCACCCCCAATTCCAGAAGAAACCACCAGAACCTTACCCTTTCTTCCCGAAACGAGAACACTCTTAAACTCCCGGTGGAAAGCCAACACCTGAAAAGGACCAATTGCAGAGGCAATCTTCTCACATCGTTCTGGATCTCCAGGAGTGATAACCAGGGTAACTCCCCCAAAGTCTTCCTCACGTAGAGCCAAATGATAGGCATAATAACTCATATTCTCTTCACCTCACATCTATTTTCGAGTACAATGAGAAAAAGTGAAAGGGGGATGCGTATCGAAAAAACCTGGATTTTGACCCTCAAGGATGGACAGCATATCAAGGTTCAACATGGTGAGAGCCTTGGGAAGGTAGTGCGTAGTCTTTTCCCTGAATCGTACCGAACTATTTTCTCGGCCCAGCTCAACGGAGAAATTGTCGACCTCAATACCCTGGTAGACCGAGAGGGAAGAGTGGTTTTTTTTGATTTTACCCATCCCGAGGGGCGAAGGACGTACTTGCGAACACTTCTTTTTGTTCTGAGCTTCGCCATTCACATCCTTTTTCCCGAAACTCGACTCAAGGTCCTCCATTCCATTGGCGACGGGGTGTTTTGCCGGTTAGAGGAAAAAGAGGACCTTTCACCCGAGGATTTAGAGCGCATCGAGCAAAAAATGAAGGAAATCATCATGGCCGATCTCCCACTTTTGCGGGAAACCGTAACCTGGGAACAAGCTAACGCCATCTATGAACACCAAAAACGTCAAGACGTCACTCAACTCCTTAAATACTGGAGAACTCCTTTCATTACCCTCTATCGGTTAGAAACATTCTATGACCATTACCAGGGACCTCTCTGTCCTTCAACGGGTTACCTTAAAAACTTTGGATTTGTCTTGGTCCCTCCCGGATTTATCCTCCAAATTCCTAACCCCCAAGAACCGGAACGTCTTCCCCCATATGCCTTTCGACCCAAGCTTTTCCACACCTTTCAAGAAGCCTCTCAGTGGGGGAAAATTCTCAATATCGAAAACCTGGGAGAACTGAATCAGGCCATTGCTCGAGGAGAGGGGAAAGAAATCATCTCCATCGCCGAAGCCCTCCATGAAAAAAAGATTGCCCAGATTGCCGACCTCATCACCCAAAGAAAAGGAGCGATACACCTTGTACTCATCGCTGGACCTTCTTCATCGGGGAAAACTACTTTCTCGCGCCGCCTCTATACGCAATTGCGGGTCAACGGTTGGAAACCGCTCACCATCTCTCTTGACGATTACTTCCGGTCTCGCTATGACTTTAAGGAAGAAACCGATAATTACGAAGCCCCAGAAGCCCTGGACCTTGAACTTTTTGAACAGCAGATTCAGGCACTCATCCAGGGCGAGGAAGTGGAAATCCCTCGCTATAATTTCATCACTGGCTCTCGAGAACCAAAAGGGCAGAAGAGCAAACTCGAACGAGACGGTGTCATCCTGGTGGAAGGACTCCACGCTCTGAATCCCAAGCTTACCCGACATATCCCTTCAGAACAGAAGTTTAAAATCTATGTCAGTGCCATCACCCAGCTCAACATAGACGACCATAATCGCATCTCCACAACCGACTGTCGCTTTATTCGCCGGATGGTCCGGGATAGCCAGTTCCGGGGAAGTAACGCTGAAAGCGTCTTTAATGTCTGGAAAGCGGTACGAGAAGGAGAAGAAAAATACATTTTCCCGTATCAGGAAGAAGCCGATGTCATGTTTAATTCTTCACTCCTTTATGAGCTCTGCGTTCTCAGGCAATACGCCGAACCACTGCTTCGTGCTATTACTCCTGATAATTCGGTTTACCTTGAAGCATACCGCCTCTACGCTTTTCTCAATCATTTTATGCTCTTAAATCCTTCTTTTGTTCCCTCTAACTCTATCCTGCGCGAATTCATCGGCTGAGGGTTTTAGTCTTCGCTTCTTCGACCAGGATAAGTGCAGAGCGAAGGAGGATCAAAGCCTTTTCGTCAAGAATCACTTGGTCACCTTTGAGACTCTGAAGTTCCCGCTCAATTGCGCTCACGAGGTTCTCCCGTTGAACTGGGGGTAAAGTTTCAGTGGTCAATGCTTTCTTTCGCAAATCCAAAGCATCGCCAAACTGGGGGACATAGACATCATTCCCTTTTTCGGCAAGCGCCCGGGCAAAACCTTCGGCAATCGAGCTCTCTCCATGGGTCACAAGAAAGGTTGGGTGATTCTTGAAATGGCCCGCCCATCGGAGGAGGTCTTCTCGATCTGCATGAGCCGAAAATCCGTTGATGGTAGAAATCCCTGCCTGTACTGCGATTTCTTCACCCATAATGCGCAGCCGGCGTGCACCGTTCACAATCATTCTCCCCAGAGTCCCCTGAGCCTGAAAACCAACAAAAATGACCCTGGTTGACTCCCGGTAAAGACTATGCTTGAGATGGTGCACAATCCGTCCTCCCGTACACATTCCGCTTCCCGCAATGACAATAGCCCTTGGTATTTCATTTAACGCTCTCGACTCGGCGGACGTCATCACATACTGCAAATCCGAAAAGGTAAAGGGATTTTCATTACTCAGGTTAAATCGTTGCATCTCTCCGGCAAGGAGATGACGATACTTCAGGTAAATATCAGTCACCTTGGTCCCCATA is part of the Atribacterota bacterium genome and encodes:
- a CDS encoding Hsp33 family molecular chaperone HslO, which encodes MEKYRDYVLRAVVEGTPVTVYVASSKHLVEAARRLHGTSPVATAALGRALTLVGIMGVVLSEGQRVSLQICCRGPLRGIFVQGNWKGEVRGYVSQPLLIVPSREDGKLNVETAVGEGSQLIVVRDLGFGKPWVGSVEMPRGGIAYDLAYYFTLSEQLPTACSAGVYVGTQGEVLSAGGFMVHTPSGTDEGVVKKLEQNVLQLQPVSLEFFGGKSPEDLLAELLWGLSYRLVGKSPLLYRCSCSMERAKHVLLLLGKEEIQGLLQREGLGEVRCAFCNQVYLFTREELKSLLEEAE
- the udp gene encoding uridine phosphorylase, with product MSYYAYHLALREEDFGGVTLVITPGDPERCEKIASAIGPFQVLAFHREFKSVLVSGRKGKVLVVSSGIGGASLSIMVEELARLGVKVFLRVGTCGAIQEHISVGDLIVSEGAVRMDGVSEHYAPIAYPACADFELVRYLKNACEDLGYRYHIGVTCSSATFYPGQERYDTFTGYVLRDLQGSFKEWQKLGILNYEMEVATLFTMTRVFGLRAGAICGVLVNRVQNEQVSLEAMEEVEWKLAQVARLTAERILEGGL